A genomic window from Streptomyces sp. WMMC940 includes:
- a CDS encoding branched-chain amino acid ABC transporter permease yields the protein MSTSTTVKSPSTAAKLRRTAWYQQPRYTRLGALIALALVLTLMVGEQGNTRDLFYSVRTSLTGVNLWICLGGALVIWLVREFGSRQVSGAVGGIKSVHNLGPWKRAQEAFRTQPRVKWTVMIALLLAALFIPGQLTGYWQTVLIDQIATYALLAIGLNVVIGWAGLLDLGFVAFFAVGAYSAAFWTGSLPVEPPIVLNNFLIIPVAVVTCLIAGVLLGAPTLRLRGDYLAIVTLGFHEIVYLVAKNAEGVTGGPAGARQVPKFSAFGYEWGLEKMPYWYLLVTLIVVLIIVFARLEHSRVGRAWTAIREDEVAAAANGVDTVRFKLMAFAIGASTSGVAGVVYASKVGYFNPENFIILNSILVLSYVIFGGMGSIPGVLLGAAILVWLPEVLRDFVDPADRYMYLGALLVVMMIYRPQGVWPSRRRQRELKLTQEGIGDADAMTEPAGGAVR from the coding sequence ATGAGCACGAGCACAACCGTGAAGTCGCCGTCCACGGCGGCGAAGCTGCGCAGGACCGCGTGGTACCAGCAGCCCCGGTACACGCGGCTGGGCGCGCTGATCGCGCTGGCCCTGGTGCTCACCCTGATGGTGGGCGAGCAGGGCAACACCCGTGACCTCTTCTACTCCGTGCGGACGAGTCTCACGGGGGTCAACCTGTGGATCTGCCTGGGCGGCGCACTGGTCATCTGGCTCGTGCGGGAGTTCGGCTCGCGGCAGGTGTCCGGTGCGGTCGGCGGTATCAAGTCCGTGCACAACCTGGGTCCGTGGAAGCGGGCGCAGGAGGCGTTCCGTACCCAGCCGAGGGTCAAGTGGACCGTGATGATCGCGCTGCTGCTCGCAGCGCTCTTCATCCCCGGCCAGCTGACCGGGTACTGGCAGACCGTGCTGATCGACCAGATCGCCACGTACGCGCTGCTGGCCATCGGCCTCAACGTGGTGATCGGCTGGGCCGGCCTGCTGGACCTGGGCTTCGTCGCCTTCTTCGCGGTCGGTGCCTACAGCGCGGCGTTCTGGACGGGCAGTCTCCCGGTGGAGCCGCCCATCGTGCTGAACAACTTCCTGATCATTCCGGTGGCCGTGGTCACCTGTCTGATCGCGGGTGTGCTGCTCGGGGCGCCGACACTGCGACTGCGCGGTGACTACCTGGCCATCGTGACGCTGGGCTTCCACGAGATCGTGTACCTGGTGGCGAAGAACGCCGAAGGGGTCACGGGTGGTCCCGCCGGTGCGCGCCAGGTGCCGAAGTTCTCCGCTTTCGGATACGAGTGGGGACTGGAGAAGATGCCGTACTGGTATCTCCTGGTCACCTTGATCGTCGTCCTGATCATCGTCTTCGCGCGGCTGGAGCACTCGCGGGTGGGCCGCGCCTGGACCGCGATCCGTGAGGACGAGGTCGCGGCTGCCGCGAACGGCGTCGACACGGTCCGCTTCAAGCTGATGGCCTTCGCCATCGGTGCGTCGACGTCCGGTGTCGCCGGTGTCGTCTACGCGAGCAAGGTCGGGTACTTCAACCCGGAGAACTTCATCATCCTCAACTCCATCCTGGTGCTGTCGTACGTCATCTTCGGCGGCATGGGATCGATCCCGGGCGTGCTGCTGGGTGCGGCGATCCTGGTGTGGCTGCCGGAGGTGCTCCGTGACTTCGTGGACCCGGCAGACCGGTACATGTATCTGGGCGCACTGCTGGTGGTCATGATGATCTACCGCCCGCAGGGTGTGTGGCCTTCCCGTCGACGGCAACGGGAGCTGAAACTGACGCAGGAAGGCATCGGCGACGCCGATGCGATGACGGAGCCGGCGGGAGGTGCGGTCCGATGA
- a CDS encoding ABC transporter ATP-binding protein, with protein MTTDVTKGVAAAADGSAAGQDNVLEASGVTLRFGGLTCLNSVELGMRRGEVLAVIGPNGAGKTSLFNSLTGVYKPQEGRISFRPKDGGEKQLLGSKPHLVNRLGLARTFQNIRLFSALTALENVKIAAETRQRVGPVSIMLGLPNARRAERESDERAHRLLKFVGLEGKLNEIAGSLSYGDQRSLEIARALATDPQVLLLDEPAAGTNPTEKLELEQLIRRINAELGVSVLLIEHDMRLVMSVADRVMVLNFGKKIAEGTPSEVQQHPAVIEAYLGAEAAADAEPVPAVIAEQRSPVDGDETTSAPAGDDAEDPGPEGGSDADGASGSDETPSSDDTTSDGSASDEENGK; from the coding sequence ATGACCACCGATGTGACAAAAGGCGTGGCCGCTGCGGCCGACGGCTCGGCGGCCGGTCAGGACAACGTCCTGGAGGCCTCCGGTGTGACGCTGAGATTCGGCGGTCTGACCTGCCTGAACAGCGTCGAGCTGGGGATGCGCCGGGGCGAGGTCCTCGCCGTGATCGGCCCCAACGGTGCCGGCAAGACGTCGCTGTTCAACTCGCTGACGGGCGTCTACAAGCCGCAGGAGGGACGGATCTCCTTCCGTCCCAAGGACGGTGGCGAGAAGCAGCTGCTCGGCAGCAAGCCGCACTTGGTGAACCGGTTGGGACTGGCGCGTACGTTCCAGAACATCCGGCTGTTCTCCGCGCTGACGGCGCTGGAGAACGTGAAGATCGCGGCGGAGACCCGGCAGCGGGTGGGCCCGGTCTCGATCATGCTCGGTCTCCCGAACGCCCGCCGGGCCGAGCGGGAGAGCGACGAGCGGGCCCACCGGCTGCTGAAGTTCGTCGGCCTGGAGGGCAAGCTCAACGAGATCGCGGGCAGCCTGTCCTACGGCGACCAGCGCAGCCTGGAGATCGCGAGGGCACTGGCCACCGATCCGCAGGTGCTGCTCCTCGACGAGCCGGCCGCGGGCACGAACCCGACGGAGAAGCTGGAGCTGGAGCAGCTGATCCGCCGTATCAACGCGGAACTGGGCGTCAGTGTGCTGCTGATCGAGCACGACATGCGCCTGGTGATGTCGGTGGCAGACCGGGTGATGGTCCTCAACTTCGGCAAGAAGATCGCCGAGGGGACACCGAGTGAGGTGCAGCAGCATCCGGCTGTGATCGAGGCCTATCTCGGTGCCGAAGCCGCGGCCGATGCGGAGCCGGTTCCAGCGGTGATCGCCGAGCAGCGGAGCCCGGTGGACGGGGACGAGACCACCTCCGCACCCGCGGGCGATGATGCGGAGGATCCCGGTCCGGAGGGCGGCTCCGACGCGGATGGCGCGTCCGGTTCGGACGAGACGCCGTCGTCGGACGACACGACGTCGGACGGTTCCGCGTCGGACGAGGAGAACGGCAAGTGA
- a CDS encoding ABC transporter ATP-binding protein, which produces MTTTELEKDAGGAGAVTDTLLELKGVRVFYGAIEAIKGIDLTVRKGEIVALLGGNGAGKTTTLRTISGMLRPRHGEVLLHDERIDGIKSHELVQFGVGHVPEGRRVFARMTVRENLEMGAYRFKSVDSAEMERVFTLFPRLAERRSQLAGTLSGGEQQMLAIGRALMGKPELLLLDEPSMGLAPLIVQQIFDIVEEINKQGTTVLLVEQNATQALALANRGYVLETGEIAMSGPSADLLADSRIREAYLGEGAA; this is translated from the coding sequence GTGACCACGACCGAACTCGAGAAGGACGCCGGCGGAGCCGGCGCCGTGACGGACACACTCCTCGAACTCAAGGGCGTCCGGGTCTTCTACGGCGCCATCGAGGCCATCAAGGGCATCGACCTGACCGTCCGCAAGGGTGAGATCGTCGCCCTGCTCGGCGGCAACGGCGCGGGGAAGACCACCACGCTGCGCACGATCTCGGGCATGCTCCGGCCGCGCCACGGCGAGGTCCTGCTGCACGACGAGCGCATCGACGGCATCAAGTCCCATGAACTGGTCCAGTTCGGTGTGGGACACGTGCCGGAGGGCCGCAGGGTCTTCGCACGGATGACCGTGCGGGAGAACCTGGAGATGGGCGCCTATCGGTTCAAGTCGGTCGACTCGGCCGAGATGGAACGGGTGTTCACCCTCTTCCCGCGGCTGGCGGAGCGGCGCTCGCAGCTCGCCGGGACCCTGTCGGGCGGTGAGCAGCAGATGCTCGCCATCGGACGGGCCCTGATGGGCAAGCCCGAGTTGCTGCTGCTCGACGAACCGTCGATGGGCCTGGCTCCACTGATCGTGCAGCAGATCTTCGACATCGTCGAGGAGATCAACAAGCAGGGCACGACGGTGCTGCTGGTGGAGCAGAACGCCACCCAGGCGCTCGCCCTGGCCAACCGCGGCTACGTCCTGGAGACGGGTGAGATCGCCATGTCGGGTCCCTCGGCGGACCTGCTGGCGGATTCCCGGATCCGTGAGGCGTACCTCGGTGAGGGCGCGGCCTGA
- a CDS encoding Xaa-Pro dipeptidyl-peptidase has translation MARSTRTGAAHKARARTASRWGTAALAVSLLSALPAPAARADDPALSIVGNRTQPVFSRADAVHQQVDIETEVDSDGNGRRDTVRMRILRPKETDAGLKVATIVEASPYWAGGNDVRNHDVDVDVDGLPPRGRLTGDERVPGLVTPYEEPGSAGLSASSVPWSGYTDNYFLPRGYAVAQVDSLGTGGSTGCPTSGGRNETLGAKAAVDWLNGRARGWDPDGRPVGAAWSTGDTAMMGISYNGTLPTAVATTGVEGLKAIVPISGISSWYDYYRAGGGVVAPGGYQGEDADVLAKYVHTRADREVCRPVIDRLTAEQDRVTGDFTPFWKERDYLRDVGRIKAGVFLVHGGNDWNVKTRHFGRLWEALKSHGVPRKLWLHQAGHVNPMPLRMEEWLDQLHQWFDHWLYGLDNGALTAPAVEVEQSDFSWRRQSDWPARGTRDVRLWLTEGGLSPLPGRPVRQQATDRGRTVPAEQLVTDPGAARPDRLAYTTRPLPADLRLNGTPEMSVRASLDGSSPYVTALLVDYGTDTRATAGTVADTTQQVCYGEGIPGDTGCAYRTRHRTETADFKIVSRGWLDIRNRDSIERQSTVVEGREYRLEWAMQPQDHVFKKGHRLGVVLISTDHDHTLRHPAGTELAVRAGISSVTLPVAP, from the coding sequence ATGGCGAGATCCACCCGAACAGGCGCGGCCCACAAGGCGCGTGCGCGCACGGCATCCCGATGGGGCACGGCCGCGCTGGCCGTGTCGCTGCTGTCGGCGCTGCCCGCACCGGCGGCCCGGGCGGACGACCCGGCGCTGAGCATCGTGGGCAACCGGACCCAGCCCGTGTTCTCCCGCGCCGACGCCGTCCATCAGCAGGTCGACATCGAGACCGAGGTGGACAGCGACGGCAACGGCCGGCGCGACACGGTACGGATGAGGATCCTGCGTCCCAAGGAGACCGACGCGGGGCTGAAGGTCGCCACCATCGTCGAGGCCAGCCCCTACTGGGCGGGCGGCAACGACGTCCGCAACCACGACGTCGACGTGGACGTGGACGGTCTGCCTCCGCGCGGCCGGCTCACCGGGGACGAGCGGGTCCCCGGGCTGGTGACCCCGTACGAGGAGCCGGGATCCGCCGGACTGTCCGCCTCGTCGGTGCCCTGGTCCGGTTACACGGACAACTACTTCCTCCCGCGCGGCTACGCGGTCGCGCAGGTCGACAGCCTCGGCACGGGCGGCTCGACCGGCTGCCCGACCTCGGGCGGCCGCAACGAGACGCTCGGCGCGAAGGCCGCCGTCGACTGGCTGAACGGCCGCGCCCGCGGCTGGGACCCCGACGGCCGGCCCGTGGGTGCCGCCTGGTCGACGGGCGACACGGCGATGATGGGCATCTCGTACAACGGCACCCTGCCGACGGCCGTCGCCACGACCGGGGTAGAGGGACTCAAGGCCATCGTGCCGATCTCGGGGATCTCGTCCTGGTACGACTACTACCGCGCGGGAGGCGGTGTGGTGGCGCCCGGCGGCTACCAGGGCGAGGACGCCGACGTCCTCGCGAAGTACGTGCACACCCGCGCCGACCGGGAGGTCTGCCGGCCCGTCATCGACCGGCTCACCGCCGAACAGGACCGGGTGACGGGGGACTTCACCCCCTTCTGGAAGGAGCGGGACTACCTCCGCGACGTCGGCAGGATCAAGGCGGGTGTCTTCCTCGTCCACGGAGGCAACGACTGGAACGTGAAGACGCGGCACTTCGGGCGGTTGTGGGAGGCGCTGAAGAGCCACGGCGTCCCGCGGAAGCTGTGGCTCCATCAGGCGGGCCACGTCAACCCGATGCCGCTGCGCATGGAGGAGTGGCTCGACCAGCTGCACCAGTGGTTCGACCACTGGCTGTACGGGCTGGACAACGGCGCACTCACCGCACCGGCCGTCGAGGTCGAGCAGTCGGACTTCAGCTGGCGGCGGCAGTCCGACTGGCCCGCGCGCGGCACCCGTGACGTCAGACTGTGGCTGACCGAGGGCGGGCTCTCGCCGTTGCCGGGCAGGCCGGTGCGGCAGCAGGCGACCGACCGGGGCCGCACCGTACCCGCCGAACAGCTGGTGACGGACCCCGGTGCGGCACGGCCCGACCGGCTCGCCTACACCACCCGCCCGCTGCCGGCCGATCTGAGGCTCAACGGCACTCCGGAGATGTCGGTACGCGCCTCGCTCGACGGTTCGTCGCCGTACGTGACCGCGCTGCTGGTCGACTACGGCACCGACACCCGGGCGACGGCCGGCACCGTCGCGGACACCACGCAGCAGGTCTGCTACGGCGAGGGCATCCCCGGGGACACCGGATGCGCCTACCGCACCCGCCACCGCACCGAGACCGCCGACTTCAAGATCGTCTCGCGAGGCTGGCTGGACATCCGCAACCGGGACTCCATCGAGCGGCAGAGCACGGTCGTCGAGGGCCGCGAGTACCGGCTGGAGTGGGCGATGCAGCCCCAGGACCACGTCTTCAAGAAGGGGCACCGGCTGGGAGTCGTGCTGATCTCGACCGACCACGACCACACCCTGCGCCACCCGGCCGGGACGGAACTCGCCGTCCGGGCCGGTATCAGCAGCGTCACCCTGCCGGTCGCGCCGTAG
- a CDS encoding PaaI family thioesterase: MGEQTTVKFPQEVIDEYAALGVDLPALFSAGTLGNRMGVRIVEASAERVVGTMPVEGNTQPYGLLHGGASAVLAETLGSVGSMLHGGSSRIAVGVDLNCTHHRGVRSGQVTGVATPVHRGRSTATYEIVITDEQDKRVCTARLTCLLRDVRPQDADHVPGANG; encoded by the coding sequence ATGGGTGAGCAGACGACGGTGAAGTTCCCGCAGGAGGTCATCGACGAGTACGCCGCACTCGGTGTCGACCTGCCCGCGCTGTTCTCGGCGGGGACCCTCGGCAACCGGATGGGTGTGCGCATCGTCGAGGCCTCCGCGGAGCGCGTCGTCGGCACGATGCCGGTCGAGGGCAACACCCAGCCGTACGGGCTGCTGCACGGCGGGGCGTCCGCGGTGCTGGCCGAGACCCTCGGGTCGGTCGGGTCGATGCTGCACGGCGGCAGCTCGAGGATCGCCGTCGGTGTGGACCTCAACTGCACGCACCACCGGGGTGTGCGCTCCGGGCAGGTCACGGGCGTGGCGACGCCGGTGCACCGGGGCCGCTCCACCGCCACCTACGAGATCGTGATCACCGACGAGCAGGACAAGCGGGTCTGCACGGCCCGGCTGACCTGCCTGCTGAGGGACGTCCGCCCCCAGGACGCGGATCACGTCCCGGGGGCGAACGGCTGA
- a CDS encoding FdhF/YdeP family oxidoreductase produces MATTPPEGDPVQDAPRVEAPRHSAAGLPAIGHTLRVAQRQMGPARTARTLLRVNQKDGFDCPGCAWPEGERRHVAEFCENGAKAVAEEATLRRVTPDFFAAHPVSGLASRSGYWLGQQGRITQPVYLAEGSDHYEAVTWERAFAIVAEELTALGSPDEALFYTSGRTSNEAAFLLQLFAREFGTNNLPDCSNMCHESSGSALTETLGVGKGSVSLEDLHRADLIVVAGQNPGTNHPRMLSALEEAKRSGAKIISVNPLPEAGLERFRNPQTARGMIKGVRLTDLFLQIRIGGDQALFRLLNKLVLQAPGGVDEAFVREHTHGYEEFAAAARAADWDETLAATGLDRADIERAAHMVLASERTIVCWAMGLTQHKHSVATIREVVNLLLLRGCVGRPGAGVCPVRGHSNVQGDRTMGIFERPSEAFLDALEKEFDFAPPRHHGLDTVRAIRALRDGEAKVFFAMGGNFVAASPDTDVTEAAMRRARLTVHVSTKLNRSHAVTGTRALILPTLGRTDRDEQRSGRQFVTVEDSMGMVHASRGNLPPASEHLLSEPAIVARLARAVLGPASRTPWEEFEEDYATIRDRISRVVPGFEDFNARIARPGGFTLPHAPRDERRFPTATGRANFTAAPVEYPEVPEGRLLLQTLRSHDQYNTTIYGLDDRYRGVRGGRRVVLVHPEDAAELGLADGVYADLVSEWTDGVERRARGFRVVHYPTARGCAAAYYPETNVLVPLDATADTSNTPASKSVIVRLEQSPTD; encoded by the coding sequence ATGGCCACCACGCCGCCCGAAGGTGACCCGGTGCAGGACGCACCCCGGGTCGAGGCGCCCCGGCACTCCGCGGCCGGGCTCCCGGCGATCGGGCACACGCTCAGGGTCGCGCAGCGGCAGATGGGGCCGGCGCGCACCGCGCGGACCCTCCTCAGGGTGAACCAGAAGGACGGCTTCGACTGCCCCGGCTGCGCCTGGCCCGAGGGCGAGCGCCGTCATGTGGCGGAGTTCTGCGAGAACGGCGCGAAGGCGGTGGCCGAGGAGGCGACGCTGCGCCGGGTCACGCCGGACTTCTTCGCCGCCCACCCGGTGTCCGGCCTGGCGTCCCGCAGCGGGTACTGGCTGGGCCAGCAGGGCCGTATCACGCAGCCCGTGTACCTGGCGGAGGGCTCCGACCACTACGAGGCGGTGACCTGGGAGCGCGCCTTCGCGATCGTCGCCGAGGAGCTCACGGCGCTCGGCTCCCCCGACGAGGCCCTCTTCTACACCTCGGGCCGCACCAGCAACGAGGCCGCCTTCCTGCTGCAGCTCTTCGCCCGCGAGTTCGGCACCAACAACCTGCCGGACTGCTCCAACATGTGCCACGAGTCCTCGGGCTCGGCGCTGACCGAGACGCTGGGCGTGGGCAAGGGCAGCGTCTCCCTGGAGGATCTGCACCGGGCCGACCTGATCGTCGTCGCCGGGCAGAACCCGGGGACGAACCACCCGCGGATGCTGTCCGCGCTGGAGGAGGCCAAGCGGTCCGGAGCGAAGATCATTTCGGTGAACCCGCTGCCGGAGGCCGGGCTGGAGCGGTTCAGGAACCCGCAGACGGCGCGGGGCATGATCAAGGGCGTCCGGCTCACCGATCTCTTCCTGCAGATCCGCATCGGCGGCGACCAGGCCCTCTTCCGGCTCCTGAACAAGCTGGTCCTTCAGGCGCCGGGCGGTGTGGACGAGGCATTCGTACGGGAGCACACGCACGGTTACGAGGAGTTCGCCGCCGCGGCGCGCGCCGCGGACTGGGACGAGACGCTCGCCGCGACCGGCCTCGACCGCGCGGACATCGAACGCGCGGCGCACATGGTCCTCGCCTCGGAGCGGACGATCGTCTGCTGGGCGATGGGGCTGACCCAGCACAAGCACTCCGTCGCGACCATCCGCGAGGTCGTCAACCTGCTGCTGCTGCGCGGCTGCGTCGGCCGTCCCGGCGCCGGCGTGTGCCCGGTGCGCGGGCATTCCAATGTCCAGGGCGACCGGACGATGGGCATCTTCGAGCGCCCCTCGGAGGCCTTCCTGGACGCCCTGGAGAAGGAGTTCGACTTCGCCCCGCCGCGGCACCACGGCCTGGACACGGTCCGGGCCATCAGGGCGCTGCGGGACGGGGAGGCGAAGGTGTTCTTCGCGATGGGCGGCAACTTCGTGGCCGCCTCCCCCGACACGGACGTCACCGAGGCGGCGATGCGCCGCGCCCGACTCACCGTGCACGTGTCGACGAAGCTCAACCGTTCGCACGCGGTGACCGGGACGCGGGCGCTGATCCTGCCCACGCTCGGCCGGACCGACAGGGACGAGCAGAGGAGCGGCCGCCAGTTCGTGACGGTCGAGGACTCCATGGGCATGGTGCACGCGTCCCGCGGCAACCTGCCGCCGGCGAGTGAGCACCTGCTGTCCGAGCCGGCGATCGTGGCCCGGCTGGCCCGGGCGGTGCTCGGCCCGGCGTCGAGGACGCCGTGGGAGGAGTTCGAGGAGGACTACGCCACGATCCGGGACCGGATCTCCCGGGTGGTGCCCGGCTTCGAGGACTTCAACGCGAGGATCGCCCGCCCCGGCGGGTTCACCCTGCCCCACGCCCCGCGCGACGAGCGCCGCTTCCCCACGGCGACGGGCCGGGCCAACTTCACGGCGGCGCCGGTGGAGTACCCGGAGGTTCCCGAGGGCCGGCTGCTGCTGCAGACCCTGCGCTCCCACGACCAGTACAACACGACGATCTACGGGCTCGACGACCGCTACCGCGGCGTCAGGGGCGGCCGCCGCGTCGTCCTGGTCCACCCGGAGGACGCGGCGGAGCTGGGCCTCGCGGACGGCGTGTACGCCGATCTCGTCAGCGAGTGGACGGACGGCGTGGAGCGGCGGGCCCGCGGCTTCCGCGTGGTGCACTACCCGACCGCCCGGGGCTGCGCCGCCGCGTACTACCCGGAGACCAACGTCCTGGTGCCGCTGGACGCCACCGCGGACACCAGCAACACCCCCGCCAGCAAGTCCGTGATCGTGCGTCTGGAACAATCACCGACCGACTGA
- the polA gene encoding DNA polymerase I, which produces MAETASRKTSEETRPRLLLMDGHSLAYRAFFALPAENFTTASGQTTNAIYGFASMLANTLRDEAPTHFAVAFDVSRKTWRSQDFPEYKANRSSTPDEFKGQVELIGELLDTMNAVRFAVDGFEADDIIATLATRAEAAGFEVLIVTGDRDSFQLVSDHVTVLYPTKGVSELTRFTPEKVQEKYGLTPSQYPDFAALRGDPSDNLPGIPGVGEKTATKWINQFGSFAELVERADEVKGKVGQALRDHLEAVKLNRHLTELVRDVELPKSVGDLERAPYDRTALKGFLEVLEIRNPSLRERLLAVDPGAAEDEPPAPAAGVELDGSVLGAGELAPWLERHGAQPLGLATVAAWALGVGSVSEIALAAAGGAAAWFDTTQLDEADERAFASWVSDPDRPKVVHGAKEALRVFPEHGWDIRGITMDTALAAYLVKPGRRSFALDALSVEYLHRELAPAAADGQLAFGAEDEQAEADALMAQARAVLDLGEAFGGRLGEVGAGELLHDMELPTSLLLARMERHGISADRAHLEAMEQQFAGAVQQAVKEAHASVGHEFNLGSPKQLQEVFFGELNLPKTKKTKTGYTTDADALAWLANQTDHELPVIMLRHREQARLRSTVEGLIKTIAADGRIHTTFSQTVAATGRLSSTDPNLQNVPVRTDEGRAIRRGFVVGEGFESLMTADYSQIELRVMAHLSEDEGLIEAFTSGEDLHTTVASQVFAVERSAVDAEMRRKIKAMSYGLAYGLSAFGLSQQLNIEAAEARALMDTYFERFGGVRDYLRRVVDEARATGYTATMFGRRRYLPDLNSDNRQRREAAERMALNAPIQGTAADIVKMAMLRVDAALREAGLTSRMLLQVHDEIVLEIAPGERERVEELVRREMPAAAELRAPLDVSVGVGPDWESAAH; this is translated from the coding sequence GTGGCTGAGACAGCATCGAGGAAGACCTCAGAGGAAACCCGTCCCCGCCTGCTCCTCATGGACGGGCACTCGCTGGCGTACCGGGCGTTCTTCGCGCTGCCCGCGGAGAACTTCACGACCGCGAGCGGCCAGACGACGAACGCGATCTACGGCTTCGCGTCGATGCTGGCGAACACGCTCCGCGACGAGGCGCCCACGCACTTCGCCGTGGCCTTCGACGTGTCCCGCAAGACCTGGCGCTCCCAGGACTTCCCCGAGTACAAGGCCAACCGCTCCTCGACGCCGGACGAGTTCAAGGGCCAGGTCGAGCTGATCGGGGAACTGCTCGACACGATGAACGCGGTGCGGTTCGCCGTGGACGGGTTCGAGGCCGACGACATCATCGCGACCCTCGCCACCCGGGCCGAGGCCGCCGGCTTCGAGGTCCTGATCGTCACCGGCGACCGCGACTCCTTCCAGCTGGTCTCCGACCACGTCACCGTGCTGTACCCGACCAAGGGCGTCTCCGAGCTGACCCGCTTCACCCCGGAGAAGGTCCAGGAGAAGTACGGGCTGACCCCCTCCCAGTACCCGGACTTCGCCGCCCTCCGCGGCGACCCGTCCGACAACCTCCCGGGCATCCCCGGCGTCGGCGAGAAGACCGCCACGAAGTGGATCAACCAGTTCGGCTCGTTCGCGGAGCTCGTGGAGCGGGCCGACGAGGTCAAGGGCAAGGTCGGCCAGGCGCTCCGGGACCATCTGGAGGCCGTCAAGCTCAACCGTCACCTGACGGAACTGGTCCGTGACGTGGAGCTGCCGAAGTCCGTCGGCGACCTCGAGCGCGCCCCCTACGACCGGACCGCGCTGAAGGGCTTCCTGGAGGTCCTGGAGATCCGCAACCCGAGCCTGCGCGAGCGGCTGCTCGCCGTGGACCCGGGCGCCGCCGAGGACGAGCCCCCGGCCCCGGCGGCCGGCGTGGAGCTCGACGGCAGCGTGCTCGGCGCGGGCGAACTGGCCCCCTGGCTGGAGCGGCACGGCGCCCAGCCCCTCGGTCTCGCCACGGTCGCCGCCTGGGCGCTGGGCGTCGGCAGCGTCAGCGAGATCGCTCTCGCGGCCGCCGGGGGAGCGGCGGCCTGGTTCGACACGACCCAGCTCGACGAGGCCGACGAGCGTGCCTTCGCCTCCTGGGTCTCCGACCCGGACCGCCCCAAGGTCGTGCACGGCGCGAAGGAGGCACTGCGGGTCTTCCCCGAGCACGGCTGGGACATCCGGGGCATCACGATGGACACGGCCCTGGCCGCCTACCTGGTGAAGCCCGGGCGCCGGTCCTTCGCGCTGGACGCCCTCTCCGTCGAGTACCTCCACCGCGAGCTGGCCCCCGCCGCCGCCGACGGGCAGCTGGCCTTCGGCGCGGAGGACGAGCAGGCCGAGGCCGACGCGCTGATGGCGCAGGCCCGCGCGGTCCTCGACCTGGGCGAGGCCTTCGGCGGGCGGCTCGGAGAGGTCGGCGCCGGCGAGCTGCTGCACGACATGGAACTGCCCACGTCACTGCTGCTGGCCAGGATGGAGCGGCACGGCATCTCGGCCGACCGGGCCCATCTCGAGGCCATGGAGCAGCAGTTCGCGGGAGCCGTGCAGCAGGCGGTGAAGGAGGCCCATGCCTCCGTGGGCCACGAGTTCAACCTCGGTTCGCCCAAGCAGCTCCAGGAGGTCTTCTTCGGGGAGCTCAACCTCCCCAAGACCAAGAAGACCAAGACCGGTTACACGACCGACGCCGACGCGCTGGCCTGGCTCGCGAACCAGACCGACCACGAGCTGCCCGTCATCATGCTCCGCCACCGCGAGCAGGCCCGGCTGCGCTCCACCGTCGAGGGCCTCATCAAGACCATCGCCGCGGACGGCCGGATCCACACCACCTTCAGCCAGACCGTCGCCGCGACCGGACGGCTCTCCTCCACCGACCCGAACCTGCAGAACGTGCCGGTGCGCACGGACGAGGGCCGGGCGATCCGCCGCGGCTTCGTCGTCGGCGAGGGCTTCGAGTCCCTGATGACCGCCGACTACAGCCAGATCGAACTGCGCGTCATGGCCCACCTCTCGGAGGACGAGGGCCTGATCGAGGCGTTCACCTCGGGCGAGGACCTGCACACGACCGTGGCCTCCCAGGTCTTCGCCGTCGAACGGTCCGCGGTCGACGCGGAGATGCGCCGCAAGATCAAGGCGATGTCGTACGGACTGGCCTACGGCCTCTCCGCCTTCGGCCTCAGCCAGCAGTTGAACATCGAGGCGGCCGAGGCGCGGGCCCTGATGGACACCTACTTCGAGCGGTTCGGCGGCGTCCGCGACTATCTGCGCCGCGTCGTGGACGAGGCGCGCGCCACGGGCTACACGGCGACGATGTTCGGCCGCCGGCGCTATCTCCCGGACCTCAACAGCGACAACCGCCAGCGCCGTGAGGCGGCCGAGCGCATGGCGCTGAACGCGCCGATCCAGGGCACGGCGGCGGACATCGTCAAGATGGCGATGCTGCGGGTGGACGCGGCGCTGCGGGAGGCGGGCCTCACCTCGCGGATGCTGCTCCAGGTCCACGACGAAATCGTTCTGGAGATCGCCCCGGGCGAGCGCGAGCGGGTCGAGGAACTCGTCCGCCGCGAGATGCCCGCGGCGGCGGAACTGCGCGCACCGCTCGACGTCTCGGTGGGGGTGGGCCCGGACTGGGAGTCCGCCGCGCACTGA